In Nocardioides sp. JQ2195, a genomic segment contains:
- the dapB gene encoding 4-hydroxy-tetrahydrodipicolinate reductase, translated as MKLKVGVLGARGKVGAEICRAVEAADDTELVAAIDADDDINALVEAGAQAVVDFTHPDVVMDNLEFCIDHGIHAVVGTTGFDEERLAQLEAWLQASPETGVLIAPNFSIGAILMMRFAAAAAPFYDSVEVVEMHHPDKADAPSGTARRTAELIAAARREAGSGPMPDATSTELDGARGADVDGVRVHGLRIRGMVAHQEVLLGGPGETLTIRHDSMDRASFSPGVLTGLRAIASRPGLTVGLEEFLDLD; from the coding sequence ATGAAATTGAAGGTGGGCGTGCTCGGCGCGCGAGGCAAGGTCGGGGCAGAGATCTGCCGGGCAGTCGAGGCTGCCGACGACACCGAGCTCGTGGCGGCGATCGATGCCGATGACGACATCAACGCCCTGGTCGAGGCCGGCGCGCAGGCCGTCGTCGACTTCACCCACCCCGACGTGGTGATGGACAACCTCGAGTTCTGCATCGACCACGGGATCCACGCCGTGGTGGGCACCACCGGCTTCGACGAGGAGCGCCTCGCCCAGCTGGAGGCATGGCTGCAGGCCTCGCCCGAGACCGGCGTCCTCATCGCCCCCAACTTCTCCATCGGCGCGATCCTGATGATGCGCTTCGCCGCCGCCGCTGCGCCGTTCTACGACTCGGTCGAGGTCGTCGAGATGCACCATCCCGACAAGGCCGACGCTCCCTCCGGGACCGCCCGGCGTACGGCGGAGCTCATCGCCGCAGCGCGCCGCGAGGCCGGCTCGGGGCCGATGCCCGACGCGACCTCCACCGAGCTCGACGGGGCGCGCGGCGCCGACGTCGACGGCGTACGCGTGCACGGGCTGAGGATCCGCGGCATGGTCGCCCACCAGGAGGTGCTGCTCGGCGGGCCGGGGGAGACCCTCACGATCCGTCACGACTCGATGGATCGCGCCTCCTTCAGCCCGGGTGTGCTGACCGGGCTGCGCGCGATTGCCTCCCGTCCCGGCCTGACGGTCGGGCTCGAGGAGTTCCTCGACCTCGACTGA
- a CDS encoding M4 family metallopeptidase — MRITPAWAALGAATLVTGLAMTAPAQAQTPQAAAKHTSDDAVAALQSHPAAARATEGQKFKVTQTVVDADGSRHVRMDRTYRGLEVVGGDLVAHQDASGDLEGVSQTLPRALSLNTHATVGAAHAEKRALASEAARSIRDAETKGAPALVVDATTRTPHLAWRVMSAGRQADGTPSRLATYVDARSGKVLRSEQQIINVEGEGRTLYSGSVSIPVTQSGSTYTLTDPVHGNGVTTDMGNRSDSFLCTLLGMGCTNGTTITSTDNVFGNGSNNDRQSAAADAVYGAAETWDYFESVHGRDGIFGDGSSAPSRVHYGNDYVNAFWDGEKMTYGDGDGVDFGPLVSLDVSGHEMSHGVTEHTAGLTYSGESGGLNEATSDIFGTMVEFHAANSNDPGDYFIGEEFDLANHAGFRRMDDPAKDGASQSCWSTSTKNVDVHYSSGVGNHFFYLLAEGSGAKTIGGKAHSSPTCNGSTITGIGRDAAAKIWFRALDVYMTSSTNYAQARTATLNAAKDLYGAGSTQYATVAAAWSAVSVN; from the coding sequence ATGCGAATCACTCCGGCATGGGCTGCTCTCGGCGCGGCCACCCTCGTCACCGGCTTGGCGATGACCGCTCCGGCGCAGGCGCAGACCCCGCAGGCAGCTGCCAAGCACACCTCAGATGACGCCGTAGCGGCGTTGCAGTCCCACCCAGCCGCTGCTCGCGCGACGGAGGGGCAGAAGTTCAAGGTCACCCAGACCGTGGTCGATGCTGACGGCTCCCGTCACGTCCGGATGGATCGCACCTACCGCGGACTCGAGGTCGTCGGTGGCGACCTGGTGGCCCACCAGGACGCCTCCGGAGACCTCGAGGGCGTGAGTCAGACGCTGCCCAGGGCGTTGTCGCTCAACACCCACGCGACCGTCGGCGCGGCGCACGCGGAGAAGCGCGCACTGGCCTCCGAGGCAGCCCGGTCGATCCGCGACGCCGAGACCAAGGGCGCCCCCGCGCTGGTGGTCGACGCCACCACGAGGACGCCCCACCTGGCGTGGCGCGTGATGAGCGCCGGGCGCCAGGCCGACGGCACGCCCAGCCGCCTCGCGACGTACGTCGACGCCCGCAGCGGCAAGGTGCTGCGCAGCGAGCAGCAGATCATCAACGTCGAGGGCGAGGGGCGGACCCTCTACAGCGGTAGCGTCTCGATTCCGGTGACCCAGTCGGGCTCCACCTACACGCTCACCGACCCGGTGCACGGCAACGGTGTCACGACCGACATGGGCAACAGGTCCGACTCGTTCCTGTGCACGCTGCTCGGCATGGGATGCACGAACGGCACCACGATCACCAGCACGGACAACGTCTTCGGCAACGGCAGCAACAACGACCGCCAGTCGGCTGCCGCCGACGCGGTCTACGGTGCCGCCGAGACGTGGGACTACTTCGAGAGCGTGCACGGACGCGACGGCATCTTCGGTGACGGCTCGAGCGCGCCGAGCCGGGTCCACTACGGCAACGACTACGTCAACGCCTTCTGGGACGGCGAGAAGATGACCTACGGCGACGGCGACGGTGTCGACTTCGGCCCGCTGGTCTCCCTCGACGTCTCGGGCCACGAGATGTCCCACGGCGTCACCGAGCACACCGCCGGACTGACCTACTCCGGGGAGTCGGGTGGGCTGAACGAGGCCACCTCCGACATCTTCGGCACGATGGTCGAGTTCCATGCGGCCAACTCCAACGACCCCGGTGACTACTTCATCGGTGAGGAGTTCGACCTGGCGAACCACGCAGGCTTCCGCCGGATGGATGACCCCGCCAAGGACGGTGCCTCGCAGTCCTGCTGGTCCACCAGCACCAAGAACGTCGACGTGCACTACTCCTCGGGAGTCGGCAACCACTTCTTCTACCTGTTGGCCGAGGGATCGGGCGCCAAGACGATCGGTGGCAAGGCGCACAGCTCGCCGACGTGCAACGGTTCCACGATCACCGGCATCGGCCGTGACGCCGCCGCGAAGATCTGGTTCCGCGCGCTCGACGTCTACATGACCTCGAGCACCAACTACGCCCAGGCCCGGACCGCCACGCTGAACGCCGCCAAGGACCTGTACGGCGCGGGTAGCACGCAGTACGCCACCGTGGCCGCAGCGTGGAGTGCCGTCTCCGTCAACTGA
- a CDS encoding GNAT family N-acetyltransferase gives MDSPTADVSVRVAWSDDAPGIAGVQVRAWRSSYADLLPAEVLAALTYDEVARVWHESLARPEDARNRVLVALERNRITGFATTTPSQDPDGDRVADGDIAEFSIDPDELGKGHGSRLLQACADTLRADRFTRATIWVNSDADAWRTFLESAGWAPDGAHRELDLRGDGTVTVKQVRLHTAL, from the coding sequence ATGGACTCCCCCACCGCCGATGTCTCCGTCCGGGTCGCCTGGTCCGACGACGCGCCTGGCATCGCCGGCGTGCAGGTGCGCGCCTGGCGATCGTCGTACGCCGACCTGCTGCCGGCCGAGGTGCTGGCCGCCCTCACGTACGACGAGGTGGCCCGCGTGTGGCACGAGTCGCTGGCCCGCCCCGAGGACGCCCGCAACCGGGTGCTGGTCGCCCTCGAGCGCAATCGCATCACCGGCTTCGCGACCACCACGCCCAGCCAGGATCCTGACGGTGACCGGGTTGCCGACGGTGACATCGCGGAGTTCTCGATCGACCCCGACGAGCTCGGCAAGGGCCATGGCTCGCGACTGCTCCAGGCCTGCGCCGACACCCTGCGCGCCGACAGGTTCACCCGCGCGACGATCTGGGTGAACTCCGACGCCGATGCGTGGCGAACGTTCCTCGAGAGCGCCGGCTGGGCTCCCGACGGCGCACACCGCGAGCTCGACCTGCGGGGCGACGGCACCGTGACCGTCAAGCAGGTCCGGCTGCACACCGCCCTCTGA